One window from the genome of Hydractinia symbiolongicarpus strain clone_291-10 chromosome 1, HSymV2.1, whole genome shotgun sequence encodes:
- the LOC130647360 gene encoding zinc finger protein 836-like isoform X2, with translation MLEPEVINLPINVQQDLENLEAEFKEGDLTDKGYQKRRSSLIAPYLIPGGGASSADERGNLIEPELEVLPQHVVEQLEILKEELENEEITEKGYTKRRLKILGPFMLKEPSVHELPPYIQRSYKELDEEYEDGDLTEKGYNKKIKQLIKPFLIPEFTFITVHPSSYSTSRKKSLIVYDGDEERLDRKVVGIQTVMKDGQKLFKCEVCGEVFKQAQSFSGHCRLHRGERIKRFKCSICGSTYTTKSHLKFHMYKHSGNYPFTCSFCGKGFAGRSQHKYHVLRHTGETPFNCKDCGARFWKQENLDAHQRKQCISRSDDMPLTATDGATTPGDVMDVEVEGVQEEQDVPYVCTITEHCNEVFETQKELDKHMHVVHVLQPIEIQLEDESPTMTSSGNRNALTENPSIEGSAEGRIDDCSSGNMPKRDRNSPNPSKSSGDKHRNVVTLSDCGIVSKSEMEINGLSE, from the exons GTGATTTAACAGACAAAGGCTATCAGAAAAGACGCTCCTCTTTGATTGCTCCTTACCTGATTCCAg GTGGTGGTGCGTCATCGGCAGACGAGCGAGGAAATTTGATTGAGCCTGAACTAGAAGTTTTGCCACAGCATGTCGTTGAACAATTAGAAATATTGAAAGAGGAACTTGAAAATG AGGAAATTACAGAGAAAGGTTATACCAAAAGGCGACTGAAGATATTAGGACCATTTATGCTAAAAG AACCATCGGTTCACGAGTTACCGCCATATATTCAGAGGTCTTACAAAGAGCTTGACGAAGAATATGAAGATGGAGATCTTACTGAAAAAGGATATAACAAGAAAATTAAACAGCtcattaaaccttttttaatccCTG AATTTACATTTATTACAGTCCACCCATCGTCTTACAGTACTTCACGCAAGAAGTCTCTGATTGTATATGATGGAGATGAAGAAAGGTTAGATAGAAAAGTTGTGGGTATTCAGACTGTCATGAAGGATGGACAAAAACTCTTCAAATGTGAAGTGTGTGGGGAAGTCTTTAAACAAGCGCAAAGCTTCAGTGGTCACTGCAGATTGCACAGAG gagaGAGAATAAAACGATTTAAATGTTCCATCTGTGGTTCAACATACACTACAAAAAGTCACTTGAAGTTTCATATGTACAAACACAGCGGAAATTACCCGTTCACATGTTCGTTCTGTGGAAAGGGATTTGCTGGAAGAAGTCAGCATAAATATCACGTGCTAAGACATACAG GCGAAACACCGTTTAATTGCAAAGATTGCGGAGCCAGATTTTGGAAGCAAGAAAACCTCGACGCCCATCAAAGAAAGCAATGTATATCTAGATCGGATGACATGCCGTTAACCGCAACAGATGGTGCTACTACACCAGGAGATGTTATGGACGTTGAAGTGGAGGGTGTTCAAGAAGAACAGGATGTGCCATACGTATGCACCATCACGGAG cATTGTAATGAAGTGTTCGAGACTCAAAAAGAACTGGACAAACATATGCATGTGGTTCATGTATTGCAACCAATCGAAATACAGTTGGAGGACGAATCTCCAACGATGACGTCATCTGGAAACCGTAATGCGTTGACAGAGAATCCCTCGATAGAAGGCAGTGCAGAAGGTCGGATAGACGACTGTTCGAGCGGAAATATGCCGAAAAGAGACCGTAACAGTCCCAATCCAAGCAAATCTAGTGGTGACAAACATCGAAATGTCGTGACTCTGTCTGATTGTGGCATAGTGTCGAAGTCCGAAATGGAAATAAATGGGTTATCGGAATAA